Within Sporosarcina sp. PTS2304, the genomic segment AAACACCGATCCACCCACATCCATAAAATAAGCTGTTCCATCCACCGCATCCACCATCCTGACATGCCCGTTCGTCGCAGGGAATGACGGAAAGTATGTCAAGCGATAATAAGTCGTTCCTTCTTCATCAAATTCCATCATTAGCGACAGCACCATCTCCAGTTGCTCGGCAAGTATTTCAGCAGCGTGCTGTTTAGACAGGACAGGGACTGTAGGAGTGTCTGCTGGCGGTAAATCTTCAACGGATTCCATCGTCGCGCTAATGACCCGTCCTGAAAACAGTCCGATGGAGACGCTCAGCTGGTTATCGCCGATCGGTACACCGTTTAGATGCGGTCTGAAATAAAAATCTTTCACTTCTTCAGCGTCGGCTTCTTCTTCCCAGTCTTCGATCAAATCTTCTTCAACGTCTTCTAGTTCTTCTTCGTCTGCTTCCATTTCAACATCTTCTTCGTACTGCTCCCACTCATCTTCAGCAAGAACTTCTAGCGTAAACCGTTCTTTGGCGTCGGGAAATAAGCAAAAAACATAGTCCAATGCGCGGTTTTGCAACGTTTCGTTATTGAGCGGCTCTTCCTCGTTGCATGCTTCGCCGTTGAAAACGAATACGGGACGATTGGCGCTGTCGTAATGCACCGTAATCATGCCGAGTGCATAGGCTTCGCTGAAATCCAGTTCTCCGTCTGCCATACTTGGCTTCTGCCATTTTACGATGCGAAGTCCTTCGTCTGTCTGTATTTCCGATTTTGTATGTTGCTCTGAAATACCGATCAGCCGGAAGAAGGCATCCGTGTCAGTAGGATGGTCGGGAAGTGCTTCATACTCTCGATAATCCGCCACATCTCCCGGCTCATCGCCATCAGCAGGAATGTCGATCGCTGCTTCTGTTAGCGACCAGACGAGACGGTATGAATTGTCGCCGTTACGGAACAGTTCGGTGTCTGTTCTGCGAATCTCCAGTTCAAAGTCCGTGCACGCTGTATAAGCTCTTTTCGCTTCTTCACTTGACATAATGTGTGCTGGGTAACGGATATCGGGCTCGGATCCGTCGAATTGAAATTGCACGACTTCACCCGCTGTCGTAATCGTTAGTGAGAAGCCGATGCCAGGCACGTCGAGTCCGTACTGTTCGTCCTGAATACCGTATGACACGAGACACATATCGTCTAGATCAATGACTGACTGTAGCTTATATCGATCCAGCCCATCCGGATGAAATTCACGAATGAACTTTTCGGCGACCGCAGGCATATTAGTCGGCTTCAGCGCTCCATTGCCGAAGTTTTCCGGTTCCACATAATCGAGCGATCTCAGCTTACCAGCA encodes:
- a CDS encoding YcdB/YcdC domain-containing protein codes for the protein METIQQQLEQYLKQKLHFTPAEHNFYEDGEAFYIYKNSEQEPFATCDIDRAGKLRSLDYVEPENFGNGALKPTNMPAVAEKFIREFHPDGLDRYKLQSVIDLDDMCLVSYGIQDEQYGLDVPGIGFSLTITTAGEVVQFQFDGSEPDIRYPAHIMSSEEAKRAYTACTDFELEIRRTDTELFRNGDNSYRLVWSLTEAAIDIPADGDEPGDVADYREYEALPDHPTDTDAFFRLIGISEQHTKSEIQTDEGLRIVKWQKPSMADGELDFSEAYALGMITVHYDSANRPVFVFNGEACNEEEPLNNETLQNRALDYVFCLFPDAKERFTLEVLAEDEWEQYEEDVEMEADEEELEDVEEDLIEDWEEEADAEEVKDFYFRPHLNGVPIGDNQLSVSIGLFSGRVISATMESVEDLPPADTPTVPVLSKQHAAEILAEQLEMVLSLMMEFDEEGTTYYRLTYFPSFPATNGHVRMVDAVDGTAYFMDVGGSVFY